The region AACTTGCGCAGGAAATTGGCGATCGCGTCCTTGGCTGGCCGGGTGACGTACCATGTCGGCGTGCGCTGCAGCATCGTGACGTGCGCCGCCTTGTCCGCCATTGACGGCACGATCGTCACCGCGGTCGCGCCCGATCCGATGACGACGACCCGCTTGCCCGCGTAGTCGAGGTTCTCCGGCCAGAATTGCGGGTGGACGATCTCGCCCTTGAAGTCCTCGCGCCCCTCGAAATGCGCCTCGTAAGGCTTGTCGTAATCGTAGTAGCCCGATCCCAGGTAGAGCCAGCCCGCCGTCACCCGGCTGCGCTGCCCGTCCTTGCCTTCCAAGGTCACCACCCAGTACCCGGCGGCACTGTCGAAATCGGCGCTCACCACCTTGCTGTCAAAGCGGATGTGGCGGCGGATGTCGCGCTCGTCGGCAATCCGGTTCAGATAGTCGAGGATCGACGGACCGTCAGCGATCGACTTCTCGTGCTTCCATGGCTCGAACACGAAGCCCAGCGTGTGCATGTCCGAATCGGAACGCACGCCGGGGTACCGGAACAGATCCCACGTGCCGCCGATCTGCGAGCGGCGCTCCACGATCGTGAACGAGCGGTCGGGGCAGAGCATTTTCATGTGCGCTGCCATGCCGATACCGGAAATTCCGGCGCCGACGATCAGCACGTCTGTATCCGGCTTGCCGGCCGTAAATGTGGACTGCTCTGCACCCACGATCGCTCTCCATCGTTTCTATTTACAGAAATGTTAGCACACTTGCGCGCGATTGCCAGTGGCGCCCGACTTTGCCACTCATGTCGGCATGACCGTTATCGCCGCCCGCCGCTACAGCAATGGCATCGCTCACGATGTAGCCCTTGAACTGACCGGCGCTTGCGTGGCCGAGCTTGCGCCTCACAGCTTTGACTGGATCGGCCTGTGCGAACCGGACGCGGCGGAGATGGATCTTGTGCGCCGCCAGTATGGCCTGCATCCTCTCGCCGTCGAGGACGCCCTCAATCCCCGCCAGCTGCCCAAGGTCGAGGTTTACGGCAAGACGCTGTTCGTGGTCGCCCGCACCGCCGAACTGCAGGAAGGCGAGGAAATCGGCTACGGCCAGACAGCGTTCTTCGTCGGCCCCCATTTCCTCATCACCGTGCGCTTCGGCAGCACGCGGCCGCATGTGTCACTGCGCGCCGAAATCGAGGCGCAGGGCGACAGGCTTTCCGAAGGGCCGGACTACATTCTCCATGCCGTGCTCGATTTCATCGTCGATGGCTACCTGCCCTTGCTCGAACGCCTCGAGGAGATCGCACAGGAGATGGAAGAAGCCGCCATCGACGTGTTTCCCGAGCAGTCGGTCATCCGCCGCATCTTCCGCCTGCGCCGCCAGTTGCGCCGGTTCGAGCGGGTGATCGGGCCGATGGAGGAGGTTTGCGAACGCCTGGTGGTGGCTGATCTTCCCTGCATCGATCCCGCCGCGCGGATCTGGTTTCGCGATGTGCTCGATCATGTCCGTCGGGCCATGGCGCGGATGCGGGGCTTGAAGGAAACGCTTGCGGCCATTGTCGAAACCGCCAGCCTGCTCGAACAGCACCGGCAGGGAGAGATGACCCGCCAACTGGCTGCCTGGGCCGCCATCCTCGCCGTGCCCACCGCCATTGCCGGCATCTATGGCATGAACTTCGAATACCTGCCCGAGCTGAAGTGGCGTTATGGCTACTTCGCGGTGTGGGGCGTGATCATCACCATCTGCGGCGGCCTGTGGTTGCGCTTCAGGCGGATCGGCTGGCTCTGATCGTGTGGACAAGCACGCGCTTTCCGATTGTTACCGCACTATGACTGGCCTAGTGCGCGCACAGGAGGAGACGAGTCGTTTCCCCTGGTGCGTGCGGCAATTCGGGAAGCTTATCGATGTTCGGCTGGTTCCAGCGTCTCCTGCCCAAGTCGGGCGATTTCTTCGGCATGTTCGAACGCCATGCGGCAGCCTGCGTCGACGCGGCTGATGCCCTTGCCAGGCTGACGCGCGCCCAAGGCGATTCCGCGCAGTGGGTCGGCAAGATCCGCGACCGCGAGCATGCCGCCGATGACGTGATCCGCGAAGTGCTGTTCACCGTGCGCCGCACCTTTCTCACGCCATTCGATCGCGGAGCCATCACTTCGCTGATCGGCGCGATGGATGACACCATCGACGAGATGCAGGCCGCCGCATCGGCCATCGAGCTTTACGAAATCGTCGGCTTCGAGCCGGAGATGCAGGCGATGGCCGACAAGATCGTCGAAGCCGTCGGCCTCATCGCCGAAGCCATGCCGCTGCTCCGCGATATTGAGCGCAACGGCGGCCGCCTTCATGCACTGACCGAACGCATCGTCAAGCTGGAGGGCGAGGTCGACCTGATCCACCAGGCAGGCCTCAAGGCCAATTTCCAGCGCCACCGCGCCGATGGCGATCACATCGCCTTCATCGTCTCGCGCGAGATCTTCAAGCACCTCGAAAAGATCGCTGACGCCTTCGAAGACGTCGCGAACGAGATCGACGCGCTGGTCATCGACCACGCCTGACGGCGCGGGACAGGAGCTGATCCGATGCACGAGCTCGCCTTTCCGCTGCTGGTCGGCCTGATTGCGCTGGCGCTGGCCTTCGATTTTCTGAACGGCCTGCACGATGCGGCGAATTCCATCGCCACCGTCGTCTCGACGCGCCTGCTGTCGCCGGTCGCCGCCGTCATCTTTGCTGCGGCAGGAAACTTCGGTGCCTACTGGCTGGTCGGCCTCCATGTCGCCGACACTATCGGCAAAGGCATCATCGACAAGGACATCGTTACGCCTGCGGTCGTGTTTGGCGCGCTGATCGGGGCGATGTTCTGGAACATTGTCACCTGGATCAAGGGCATCCCGTCGTCGTCGAGCCACGCGCTGATCGGCGGCCTGCTCGGCGCGGGCGTGATGCATGGCGGCTTCGACGCAATCGAATCCAAGAAGACGATCGAGACCTTCGTCGCCATCTTCATGTCACCAATGATCGGCATGGCGCTGGCCATGTTCTTCGTGCTGATCACCAGCTGGCTGTTCAAGAGCTTCCAGCCGCGCCGCGCCGAAGGCGTGTTCAAGGGGCTGCACCTGCTGTCGTCGGCGGCTTATTCGATCAGCCATGGCGGCAACGATGCGCAGAAGACGATGGGCATCATCACCGTGCTGCTCTACTCGACAGGCTATCTGAAGGGTGAATTCCACATTCCCGAATGGGTCGTGCTGTCGTGCTATGCAGCCATCTCACTGGGCACCATGTCGGGCGGCTGGAAGATCATCAAGACGATGGGCACCAAGATTACCCGGCTCAACCACCACACCGGTTTCTGCGCTTCTTCTGCGGGGTCGATCGTGGTGTTCGGGGCGAGCGCGCTGGGCATCCCGGTTTCGACGACCCACGCCATCACCGGCAGCGTCATCGGCACCGGCGCTGCCCGCCGCGCCAGCGCCGTCCGCTGGGGCGTGGCGCAGCGCGT is a window of Novosphingobium sp. THN1 DNA encoding:
- a CDS encoding DUF47 domain-containing protein, translating into MFGWFQRLLPKSGDFFGMFERHAAACVDAADALARLTRAQGDSAQWVGKIRDREHAADDVIREVLFTVRRTFLTPFDRGAITSLIGAMDDTIDEMQAAASAIELYEIVGFEPEMQAMADKIVEAVGLIAEAMPLLRDIERNGGRLHALTERIVKLEGEVDLIHQAGLKANFQRHRADGDHIAFIVSREIFKHLEKIADAFEDVANEIDALVIDHA
- a CDS encoding magnesium and cobalt transport protein CorA, which encodes MTVIAARRYSNGIAHDVALELTGACVAELAPHSFDWIGLCEPDAAEMDLVRRQYGLHPLAVEDALNPRQLPKVEVYGKTLFVVARTAELQEGEEIGYGQTAFFVGPHFLITVRFGSTRPHVSLRAEIEAQGDRLSEGPDYILHAVLDFIVDGYLPLLERLEEIAQEMEEAAIDVFPEQSVIRRIFRLRRQLRRFERVIGPMEEVCERLVVADLPCIDPAARIWFRDVLDHVRRAMARMRGLKETLAAIVETASLLEQHRQGEMTRQLAAWAAILAVPTAIAGIYGMNFEYLPELKWRYGYFAVWGVIITICGGLWLRFRRIGWL
- a CDS encoding inorganic phosphate transporter, producing MHELAFPLLVGLIALALAFDFLNGLHDAANSIATVVSTRLLSPVAAVIFAAAGNFGAYWLVGLHVADTIGKGIIDKDIVTPAVVFGALIGAMFWNIVTWIKGIPSSSSHALIGGLLGAGVMHGGFDAIESKKTIETFVAIFMSPMIGMALAMFFVLITSWLFKSFQPRRAEGVFKGLHLLSSAAYSISHGGNDAQKTMGIITVLLYSTGYLKGEFHIPEWVVLSCYAAISLGTMSGGWKIIKTMGTKITRLNHHTGFCASSAGSIVVFGASALGIPVSTTHAITGSVIGTGAARRASAVRWGVAQRVVMAWFITIPASATVSAAFYLLTRLF